The genomic stretch ATTTAATGTCCCCCTAGAGCTAGGTACACATTAGTCAAGAGCCTAGATGTAAACTCAGCAATCGTGATACAGGTTcataaaaattaataatattattgcAGGGGGATTGGTTACATCATCAACATGATAAATGATTCATTTAAAAAAGATGGTTCTTGTTTCAGTCATACTTTCCGAATGATAATCGATAATGTGATCAAGAACCAGAATAAAGTACTCAGGTCCATGGAGGAGAGGGTTGTAGGATATCATatcatatttttcttttcttttctttgtcaAGCTAGGGGATGACTGTATCAGCAGAAGAATGATTTTTTTGTTTATTAGAAATTTTGGAAGATATAAAGAAAGGATATGGGGTTCCCTCGCTAAAGTGACAAAGAGGCTCAGTTTGGTTGAATCTTGAAAGTACCATAATTTTTGAAAGAAATCTCCTTCAGCCCACAAAATCAAAATGAGAGACACAAATAAGTCTGTCGCCAAGTGGATAAACTCAATGGGGACAATCATTTCTTTTTTTCTGCTCATAGCCACTTTTAATCATAACTATGATATTTAGCATTTACTACTATTTACTACTGGGTAACTAACTGGTCCGTGAGGTTACCAACACGTGCTAAACATCTATAACATTTACTACTGGGTAACTAACTGGTCCGTGAGGTTACCAACACTTGCTAATGTATAGTATAAGTAACCATTCTAGTTTTATCCCCTTCGGTAATTAATGTAAAGCTAGGTAACTAATCAAAAAGAATTAATGTCGAACTAGGTAGAGATTTCTCGAACATAACAAATTAAAGGTTTACTACGGAGTATATCTTTAGTTGGAATAGCTTGAGACCAGCACCGAAACTGAAGCTAAAAAGCATACCACAGAAACAACGAAAATAGTGAGCATTCAAATACACACACCTTGGATTGGGGTTGCCTCTCACCACCTTTTGCCCATACTTGCGCCAACGATACCCATCATCAAGGATATCAACCTCACTCACCGTTTGCACAACAACGCGAGGTTCTCGGATAGGCTTGACAATTGAGTTAATGTCCATTTCACCAATCTCCATTCTCCTGATGACAGTAGTGAAAACATCATTAGCTTGCCTATAATTAACCTACGGCATAAGCAAGGAGATCTCTTATACGGTTATACCTCCTCTTTGCAAATGGATCATCCTCATCAGTATCATCAGGGGTCCGATTTAAGGGGGATGCACCAATGTCCCCGTTGTTGTCATTTCCTAAACAAGCTGACAGGTCCTGGGTGCTGCCCAACTCATTGTTAGTGGCTGTTTGACAATATGTGTTTCCAGGCTTCCCTGTAGAAGTGAAAAAATGAATTTACTTACCCATTGAAACAAAATTCAATGAACAGACTAGATGCAACCAAAATTACTATGCTCATCATGTTACATCACAATATCGCATAGCCACGCTAGCACTCAACACTTCGACGCAGTTATGACACCCGGACACTTCgttctaaatcaaaccatgagAATTTTTCTTATAAAACAGCCAAGTCAGACAGTTTCACACGCACCCATGTCGAGCACTTCTAACAGAGTGTGCGTAAGATAAGATGTAACGATCTTACTACTTACCTTCATGTTCAGTCAGAGGAAATCTGTCAGACTTTTCATCAAAGGAGGACATCATAGAGCCAGCAGAAAGTCGACGGTTCGGTTGAGGCTTTGGATGATCATGTGTCCCCTTGTAGATTATCTCTGTTATTTGTCCATCAGGTGACCGCTCGAACAACTTTTTCACTTCGCAATTTGGATGCGTACATTTGTAATAACTTCGTGGAAATTCACTTCCCTTCACAAGTTTCTGTCCATATTTCCTCCAATTGTAGCCATCCTCGGAAGTCCTGTCAGTGAGGACCTGAGATCCTAACACTTTCTGCTCACACTGTGATGCCTGTGCTTCAGTACCAGAATCTGCTTTATGATTAAACTCATTGGATTCAACATCAAGAGGCACACCAGAACCTGAAGAAACTATAGTAGGGCTCAGATCATCTTTGGGCATCCGTTCACTTTTAACAGCTACAGCTGGGTCTGGGGACTGAGAACGGCATTCCACTTGGTTTTGAATAGTTTGCTCAGTTTGCTGTTGATAGGGGTCTGCAGAGGAAGCCTTGATTGCAATAAAACGAGTGAGGTAAGGACGTAGGGTACTATTGCACATCTAACACAACTGATGAGGTATTGAGGACAAAATTCCATGTATTTAGACAGAACATGAATAACTGCTGAATCCATATATGAAAATGAAACAGACTAAAAATCGATCAATATATCCAGCATATTTTAAGACATCAACATTACCCAAGTGCCTTAATGGCTTCTGCATATGGCGTGGTATGGGGAAGATGTATCTAGCCTTCCTCCTACGCTAAGAACACAGAGGTTGAGTCAAAATGACCCAAAAGGAAAATTGCATCGAGAATGCGTCAAATGATTGTTATTTACAATGCAAGGGAAAAAACATTGCTCGTTTATTATTCAGTCATAATACAGAATCAAAAGAACAGTGAATTTTTAGCTACACTAGAAATTTAAAAATCCAATATATATCACTACAGCTTGGAAAACGAGATTAAAAAGATTTTAAACCAAAGATGTATAATGTTGAGAAAAACATCCGGCAGTTATTGCATCAAATTTAAGCGCATGGTAGCAGTTTAATTACCAGAGATCCTGAGAAAGAAAAACCAGCCATAGAAAATGATCCTGCATTCGGTTTGAATTCAAAGCTATTTGATCGACTAACTTCTATCCCACTAGAGCTGTTTACAGCAGGAAGAAATGTGGAGGTACCTTCAGAAGAGCTGTACATCATTTGAGGTTTGAAAAATGAGCCCGTTGTTGGGGACGGCTCTCCCTGGAAGACACAATGATGTTTATCAGTAAATGACCTAGCTTTTGTTATATCTTGTTATCCTAGTGACCATTTCAAGAAAATAGCCGATGATATATGTTATAGCGGAAGGGAAGGAAAATAAAAAGCACCTCAAACAATAAGGGTGGGAAAAGGTCGGCCTGTCACCCCAAATAATGAAACCAAAAATACGAAAAGTGAAGATGTAGCTAAACACTCCTATCCAACTAGATATACTTATCGTGATAGCTCAGGGAACAAGTGCATCACTATCATTATATATAGTTCATGTCATCAATTAAACCAGTAGCGAAATAAGAAAATTCCATTTGACAATCTGATAGTTGGACAACTGTAACTAACATGTAACAATTCCATCAAGACCCACCTGGAATAATTTGCAAAAAAGGGTAATACGCTCACCGTTAATATTGGTAGTGCAGTGAGATAAATATGGCAAGGAATATCACAATCGACCGTAGGACATCCAATCATTCAAAGAGAACAAAGACATGCCAACAAAAAACAAAGCACCAACTAGGAAATAGGAACGAAAAGGGCAAAGAGAACAAAAAGATTTCCTCTTTGCAAAGAAACTACACTGTTATTTGCCCCAGAAAGAATTAGAATCAAATAAAAAAGCTCAACACTTGGAAGGTCTAAAGGCACTAACATATTCTGGAGAGAGAGACAAACCCTTTACAGAATAATAAATTATGATAGAACAAGAAAATTCAATCAGAACAGAACAAATGTTACGTATGAAGAATCAGAACCTAGCACTCCCCCGCTAACTCCTTTTCCTGGCATTCTTTATACCCTTTTCACCAAACATTTCATGGATGGATGACAGTCGCAAGAAACAAAGGATACAAAATATGCCACCAAATTTTTATGCCTGACGTCAAAATTTTCTAATTTCTTCAAGTACTAACACAAAAATACACCAAAAAGGCGTAGACACTGTTTCAACTTTTTCAAGGCTCAGGGTTCATTCGACTGATCCTTGAACCAAATTGTTCATACTGCAACGCTGTACTTCCACAAACTAAGTTGATAAATACAGTGCTTTCTAATTGCGCCTCGTAGCATTCTATGAACTTGAACCTATCCACCGCACCTAATTGAAATTAACATCAAACCATGTTCAACAGTGGGAGTACAACACAACAAGAAGCTACTCTGTATCTTTTAGTGCTCACTGAAGTCATTCTATCACGAACTATAAATCCATTAAACAATCAATAAATGACATACTACGGAGTTACTTTTTAATTGAATCGAACATCCCTCCTTTTGCTGAACATAAACAATCCATAACACCTTTCCACTTACtagtaaataaattaaaaattctCTCTTTTCGCAGCATTATGCTATAAGCCAACTTTTTTTTATCACAAGCTAGTTAATTAATCTGAAATTTGTCAGATAGAGTAATTATTAAACGCCTGAATATTATAGCCCCATCAATTAGATACATCCCACCGAATTCTATACTTAAAAATCAAAATCAACATTTTTCCACCTTTCCGAAATACTCAAGCTTCAATTAATCAACCTCAACCCATAAAACAACGACATTTCCGCCGAAACCCATCACAGTCATAACAATTCCCTACTCTAGAGTCAATTTCGAAATAATCGCAATCGCCGTAAAATAAAGTTGAACAAAACGGCGTCGTGCATAACATAGAGAAACACTGGATAACAAAACGTATTCTTGAGTCAATCTAAATAAATAAAGGCTGCAAAAAACAGTTGAACAAAAGATAAAACGACGACATTTAGAGACAAAGCAGGCAACATCATTCAATTTAAAACGGCGCCGTATAAAAGACAGCTGAACAAAACGGCAAAGTCGAAGATAAGGGAGAAAGAAATTCAATTCAAAACGACACCGTATAAAAGACAGTTGAACAAAACCGCATCCTGTAGAACAGTGAGAAAGACACAGGGTAACAAAACGACGACGTATTCCGGGAGTCAATCACAAAATGCCGTCAAAATAACAGTTGAACAAAACGGCGTCGTTGAAGAGAGGTAGAAAGACATTCAATTCAAAACGACACCGTATAAAAAACAGTTGAACAAAACGGCGTCGTGTAGAATAGGGAGAGAAACTGGATAACAACCGACGCCGTATTCAGATAGTCAATCTCAAAATAAAAGCCGTAAAAAACAGTTGAACAAAACGGCGTCGTCAAAGACAATCAATTGAAAACGACACCGTATTCCAGACAGTTGAACAAAACGACGTCGTTGGAGAATATACCTTAAAATAAGAGAGAAGAACGGGAGACTCCAAAAACGACGTCGGACTGAGACCAGGAGGAATAGTCAAACACGAAGTTGACCGTGAAATAGGTAGTTTAGCTGGTGACATCAGCTTATACCTcgcattattaatattattattatttaataatccggcggtggcggtggaggtggtggtggtggtggtggtgcaggGTTGTGCGGTGGACCTGCGTAGATCACAGCCGTTGATTGATACTTCTCCTCCTCTGTTGTTGTTGTCTTCATCTCCACcgttggatgatgatgatggtggttcAGGTTCATCCATGGCGGCGAGGGGTAGTTTGGTAATTTTGGTGAGAGAGTGTGTTGACGGATCCGACAACAGAAATGTGTGAGGACTGAAGAGTGAGGAGGGTGGGGTGTGGGGTGGGACCGTTGGGGTTTTCTGAGACGTTGTTTTTCTTGCCTTTTTCTGTTTTTCGGCTCTTTTTATGATTTTTCCAatttagttttaatttttttttttttattttttgggaatTATTAGTTTATTAGATTTGGATGAGAAAGTGAGGAGGtgatttttttttaagaaaaattgTTATTTGGGAAATAGATCGGCACGCACGTTTACGGTTAGGATTATTTCGGATATGCGTGTAATAAAGAAGTAAAATCATTTAAGGTTTGGATTTGTTTCATGTGTTACTATTGTGTTGTTTAGAGGAACGAGGTGATAAACCTTTGACCTAGTGTTATACTccgttgtatcacttgtatgctcTTAACTTTCGAGAGGGCGATAAACAGAACAAGTAGGCTTAcatgtcaaacacaacctttaaaaaacctttttttccaaacactacctttaaaaaaaagtttgtaaaccacaacctttaataatttttttttgtaaaacacgACATTTTTGCTAGAGTTTAACCACTTGCAATCGGGTGACTTTAAGTCGATATTTGAGGTAGCAAACGAGCTCGACTTAAGGTGTTCTTAGACTCTTTGAAAAGGTGGGAGTACAAGTTTTGTAGGAGTTACCAATACGGTGGTGATAGGTGGCCTTATGTAGGGTCTattggtgtgtaaagtaaggctggttaAAGAGTGAATTGGAAATAAAAAAACAAATCAGAAAAACATTAATTCACTCGTtaaccagccttactttacacatcaatagaccccacataagggCAACAATACTAGTATTatatatgtcatagaaaaatatattaatgataaatttatgggttatgcaactttatttaagtaattttatttaatgaaagaaaaaattaatggtaagtagaggtagcccgggcgaagtcggggcaccaatactagtattatatattatggaatctaacttgaattatttataacctacttatattatatttttgtatgttaaataattaaacatCTCTATActtctaataaactataaaaatttaataaaattgcatagattttaaatttagtTTATAATTTTacgatgataataattaataccataagtgtgcatgtttatactaattaattattttattttaaggaaattgaccatcttctagtcttttataaatatttaggaaaattaccaagcatcttctttctttttgttccgggtgtaattccggagcaggattgtgaccacttgagcttgtagaatgatgtcgttgctcgtctcttcctttcactctttcctgtaaagatgaacaaactgagggctcggcttggggccgagcgtactcactccgacgctcaagttagtaaatttagagagataagttgtatgtttaacttggcaaagtatattgtagagagataaaggagTTTTATACCAGATATTCCAGTttatttctcaatgagagatgtggagtatttatagactttcaccttttgtcacgtagtggccaaggccaagtggcgtagcaggtggaaagactgtcttaccctcggccgagggacccatgacaggccggcaggcctggttgactccatgccgaggggactggatgcgagtatacggatatgcctctcggccggctagttccgagccgagacccagtgacagccgacaaaGGCTTTGTCGTTTAGTCGTTTctcttttgacttgttgtcttttaactttaaccttggtcaatatgttgacttggtcagcgggtgcagaatatgccccatcaatttgcccccagcgtagtctatgccgtggtatggaccttcgatgcgtgttgagcgtattctgcgcatgtcgaacttcaggccgtaccatatcccccctccacattgttgtgtaatggacatcgaatgtggaaaagaaaatggcgctggccgagaccaaggttgggagtgccgtgtgcttttgattgccccgtaCGGTCCGCCAAGCCTGGTTGATCGGGTTgttttggcaagtagataccaaggagcgtgtcgaagaagatgggtcactgtatgtcgattgacattctgcggctgcatgcttgacacgtggcctggtgttgattggtggacgcttcatgggctttgctctgattggtccactgaatgggctttgctctataaatagagcagtatgtGAGTATGTCCCTCATTTTGCTGTGCAAATTTCATTTTCaagaaaaatttcctctctctagttttcgaagagttttctctctctaattttcgaagcgttactcggcgtaacactttctttcaatgtaaaaacaaattcttccccaactttttatttgttaagtatttgttgccaccatgtctgctgctgacgCTCCGCCTAGTACCTCAACCCCGGGAGACGAACCGCCGCATCCCGCTGAACATGAGCCACTGGTTGCCTCCCCGGTAGGGTTCGGGGGGTCGTAAGTCGTCTTCTCCTGAAATCGACGAGAAATATCTCGAGGATTTTGATGTGAGGAGGAGGAAAAGACCCAATCTGATTCAGAGAGGCCGCattacttgtggcacggcgaagcctgctcgattaaacctgatctcgtttggacgaacaagttcgctcgtgcctccgggcctgaacttttcGAAGACCGCTACAACTTCGGCAGAGGGTATAGAATTATTTTCCCTgtgggtgatcaggcagtctgttaCCCTCCCGAAGATTGTATAGGCGTGTATAttagacatctggagtatgggctccgttttCCTCTTAATAAACACGTctcggccataatcaa from Silene latifolia isolate original U9 population chromosome 5, ASM4854445v1, whole genome shotgun sequence encodes the following:
- the LOC141656979 gene encoding putative WRKY transcription factor 20 isoform X2: MMYSSSEGTSTFLPAVNSSSGIEVSRSNSFEFKPNAGSFSMAGFSFSGSLASSADPYQQQTEQTIQNQVECRSQSPDPAVAVKSERMPKDDLSPTIVSSGSGVPLDVESNEFNHKADSGTEAQASQCEQKVLGSQVLTDRTSEDGYNWRKYGQKLVKGSEFPRSYYKCTHPNCEVKKLFERSPDGQITEIIYKGTHDHPKPQPNRRLSAGSMMSSFDEKSDRFPLTEHEGKPGNTYCQTATNNELGSTQDLSACLGNDNNGDIGASPLNRTPDDTDEDDPFAKRRRMEIGEMDINSIVKPIREPRVVVQTVSEVDILDDGYRWRKYGQKVVRGNPNPRSYYKCTHPGCPVRKHVERASHDPKAVITTYEGKHNHEVPAARNSSHDTSSATPSSFASRMGSHDNRDPISLDLGVGQTQYSSRNLLMLQSGPFSNFPGYVNGGMVPYGSRENHSQGHSIGNQPVNNSSNPYQQNIERLLMGP
- the LOC141656979 gene encoding putative WRKY transcription factor 20 isoform X1; the protein is MDEPEPPSSSSNGGDEDNNNRGGEVSINGCDLRRSTAQPCTTTTTTTSTATAGLLNNNNINNARYKLMSPAKLPISRSTSCLTIPPGLSPTSFLESPVLLSYFKGEPSPTTGSFFKPQMMYSSSEGTSTFLPAVNSSSGIEVSRSNSFEFKPNAGSFSMAGFSFSGSLASSADPYQQQTEQTIQNQVECRSQSPDPAVAVKSERMPKDDLSPTIVSSGSGVPLDVESNEFNHKADSGTEAQASQCEQKVLGSQVLTDRTSEDGYNWRKYGQKLVKGSEFPRSYYKCTHPNCEVKKLFERSPDGQITEIIYKGTHDHPKPQPNRRLSAGSMMSSFDEKSDRFPLTEHEGKPGNTYCQTATNNELGSTQDLSACLGNDNNGDIGASPLNRTPDDTDEDDPFAKRRRMEIGEMDINSIVKPIREPRVVVQTVSEVDILDDGYRWRKYGQKVVRGNPNPRSYYKCTHPGCPVRKHVERASHDPKAVITTYEGKHNHEVPAARNSSHDTSSATPSSFASRMGSHDNRDPISLDLGVGQTQYSSRNLLMLQSGPFSNFPGYVNGGMVPYGSRENHSQGHSIGNQPVNNSSNPYQQNIERLLMGP